In Bacteroidales bacterium, the genomic window ATATTGTTGGACAAGTAGTTCAAACAATTGAAAATCCAACAGAAGTACAAACTATCTCTATTGCAAATTATACTACAGGAGTTTATATGGTTACATTGTTTGATAACAACGGAAACTCAACAACACAACGATTTATTAAGCAATGAACAATGTGCAATGAGCAATTAACAATTTTCTTAGGAGCGAGAGCAGAGCCAAGCTTGCTTGAGCTCTGCCGAGTGACGAAAGCTGTGTGTTGGGCGCAGTCGAAGTAAAAAGATAATAGAACTGGATTAATCAGCTGAATATTAGCTTGTTGTAGAGACGTCATATTATGGCGTCTCTATTGCAATATCGACACATTGTAGAGACGGAGCATGCTCCGTCTCTACTTAAAGCCTTTAGGTAATAGAAGTTGCGGAGCACTAGCTCGATGCAACTTTTTTCATAAAAACAGTTGCATTTACTCTTTAAAAGTGATATATTTACATTTGGCTTTGCTTGTATCAACTTAAATAACTGCTGATTATGAAAAAATTCACACTAATTATTGGAATGTTAGTAGTAAGCTTTTCGCTTTTTGCACAACGATTAGCCGAACCTCAACCACGTTTGTCGAAAATGACAGACGCACCGCAAAACAACGAACAGAGAATTACCTCCAAAACAGGGGAAATAGAGGGTGATATTATTTTTGAAGAGTACTTTAATGCATCAGAGTGGAGCGCAGCCAGCGTTGATGGCGTCGCTGTTCCTGAGAATATGCCCGAAGGATGGAGTGTATTTGACGCTACAGGAAACAACTTCTTCTGGCGTTGGTCAACGGAAGGACCACGAGGTCCATATACCAGTATTCCCTGGAATGTTCCTAACGATCGCATAAAAATTAAATCAACCAGCGATACTCAGTATTGGTGGAGTGAAAAAGGGTTTTTGATGTTCGAGCTTGACTTCTATAACACTACTTCTGAAGGAGAATCAACTGATATAATAATGGATTCGTATATTCAGTTTCCACCTATTGAGACTACAGAGAACAATGCAGTAAACGTTCGTTTCGAACAGTATCACCGATTCTGTTGTGCTAGTTACGATATTGGAATAGGACCAAAATTGTACATCAGTAGTGACAACACTACCTGGACTGAATTTGATGTAGAACAAGCATCTATTAATGCCACACCTGTAACAAACCCAAGTGTATATGAAATGTCTGTTAGTAATGTTGCAGCCAATCTATCAACTGTTTATGTTCGACTACACATAAAAGGACTATCTCATTACTATTGGATGGTTGACGATTTTATATTATATGAACCATATTCATACGATGTCAGGTTAAACGGATATTGGGTTGACTATAAAAAAGATAAATGGGCAAATTATTTCACATCCGGATATAATAAAAGATTTACAGGTACCCCATATTACAATCCATACTATGCATTTCAAAAAATTTTAACCTCAAGAGCTATTGTTCAAAACTACGGTGCTCTTCCATTTTCAGATGTCCAAATTACTACAAAAGTTGTAAAAGAAGATGGAACTATTCTTGATGAAAAATCATCAGTAGTTGTAAGCAGTATTGCACCAGGAGAGATTGACACCTCTTTTGTAGCAATACATAATTATCAAATTCCAAAAACAATTGAAAGTGTGGGATCATACTATTACGATGGAGTTGTTTCCGGCTCAGTTGAGGACCAAGTACCTGAAAACAACTTATATCGTTACGATTTTAATATTACTGAAAATGTTTTTGGTTATGCAAATCCTTTAACAGCTGGCACCAGTCGCCAAAGCCCATTCATCTCTTATGGTGCCGTTGATGGCGATGGTGTTGCTGTTGAGTTTTTCTTAAATCCACCAATAGATACTATTCCCGGCACAGAAATACCTGCTCCTTACGTATTTAGAGGTATTAACACATATATAAGTAACGATGGGTATAACTGGGACATCTGGAATTCAGAAGATGTAGCTTATCTAACTGCAGAGATTTATGAGTCTGACACTGCGGGAAATTACGATTTGACTGCACCAATTATATCAAGTGCTTCAACTCCTATCTATTCAACTATGGCTGACACGTGGGTATTCCTGCCGTTTATTTCTGATGGTGCTTCTGAAAATATTACACCAACAGTTGAGGGTCAAGCATATCTTGCTGTGATTCGTTTTTTCACTGGTAATCAAAAATTCTTTATCGGTGGTGACAAAGTGACACAACCCTCCTTTCATAGTAATTTTCTTATTATCGGAGAAGAGATGGGTTGGATAGGAACGGAAATAAATATTTCGATGGAGTTAATAGTTGACAAATATTTGTCGAATCCGAGGGGTAGCGTAAAAGTTACGGTGCTTGGACCCATACATTGCTATCCAATAGTACCAATGTATAATAGTCCTGTTGAAATTAGAGTTCCGAATATCAATGAAAATGGCGAACTTATAGGAATTGATATATTAACACAAACTACTGATTTCAATGGGGTTGTTACTTTTGACAACTTAAGAGCAGGTTCATACACTGTTGCCGCAGCCTTAGTAGTAGAAGGCGGTCAAGCGATTGCTACCGACACAGATGGCAACGAAATATGGGGAAGAACAGGTGTAACCGTTCAGGGTTCAGGCACTTATGACGTAACTATTATACTTAATTATCCCATCAACATTAATGAACCAAACTTGTTGCGTAATGTTAAATTGTACCCTGTTCCATCAAACAACACAGTTACTATCGAAAGCCCTGTAAATATTTCAAGAATAGTTATTAGCAATATTGTTGGACAAGTGGTTCAAACAATTGAAAATCCAACACAAATACAAACTATCTCTGTTGCAAACTATGCTACAGGAGTTTACATGGTTACATTGTTTGATAACAACGGAAATTCGGCAACACAACGCTTAATCAAACATTAATTTAGCAAACTAATAAATTATTATAAAAAAGGGGTGGCTTTAAAGTCTCCCCTTTTTTATTCACGGTCACTGAGTTTATCGAAGTGACAGACATAAGCCCCTGGTGGTGGCTTCGATTGCTGCGCACTCAGCCACCAAAACACAAAAAAGAGGCTGTCTCTTTGTAATTTCGAGACAGCCTCCATTTTATAAAACAAATAATAAATTTATTTCACTACCCACGTATTGCCTGAATTAAGCAAATCGTCCATATTTTTAATTTTTGCTTTTTGCTTAACTTCTGCAATCTGATCTGTAACTCTTTGATCATAAGATTCTCCTTTAACTGAGCGAATTACTCCAAGAGCAACGGGCAGATCAGGATACGCCATATTGCTTAACATCAAATGTATCCCGGGATGTTTCTGATGTGCATCATGTACAAGAATATCATCTATGGTATAGCCATCTTTACCAATAGTAACCGCTTTTAGTTTAAGTCCTTCAAGTACCAAACCTTTATCCTTGTCTTTGCCAAAAATCATCTTCTCACCATGTTTCAAAACAATTGTTCTATCGTCTCTGAATTCTTTAGAAGTGAACATTTCATGTGTTCCGTCATTGAAAATCACGCAGTTCACCAACGACTCGATAACAGCCGCTCCTTTAAAACGAGCTGCCTCCTCGAAAATTTCGCTTGAAAGCTGTACCATTACATCAATTGTTCTGGCAAAAAAGTGTCCTTGAGCACCAATAACCAATTCACCGGGTCTAAATGGAGCCTCGACTGTTCCATATGGAGATGTTTTAGTTATTGCACCAAATTTTGATGTTGGTGAATATTGACCTTTTGTTAGTCCATATATTTCGTTGTTAAACAAAACGATGTTTAAGTCGATATTACGTCTCACTTCGTGTATAAAGTGGTTCCCTCCTATGGCGAGGGCATCTCCGTCGCCGGTTATTTGCCATATACATAGGTCTGGATTAGCTGTTTTTAAGCCCGAAGCAATTGCCGAGGCTCTACCGTGTATTCCGTGAAATCCGTATGTTGATACATAGTAAGGGAATCTTGACGAGCAACCTATACCCGATACAACGACTACTTTCTCTTTGGGACAACCCACGTTAGCCATTGCTTTAAGAATTGAGTTTAATATTGCGTGGTCTCCACAACCGGGACACCAACGAACCTCTTGGTCACTTTTAAAATCTGCTGGTTTATATTGTATATCTGCCATGATTATTTCTCCTCTAATATTTTTATGAAGTGTTCCTCCAATTCGTGTACTGTAAATGGTAGTCCCGCTAATTTATTGTATTGCAAATAGTTAAATTGCGGATATTTTATTCTCAAGAAGTTTGCGAATTGACCAAAGTTTAATTCACAAACAACTATTCGTTTGAAATTTGCAAATATCTCTGCCACGTTAGTCGGTAGCGGATTGATATAGTTAAAATGACATAAGCTAACATCTTTTCCTGCTTTACGCATATTTTTCACTGCATTATACAGGTGACCATATGTTCCTCCCCATCCTACTACTAACAAGTCACCTTTCTCTGCTCCGTAAACAGTTTGCTTAGGAATAACGTTCTGCACGCGCTCTACCTTTTCATTACGGAGGTTGCTCATTATTTGGTGATTTTCAGGAACATAAGACACAGTTCCAGTAATGTTCATTTTTTCTAATCCTCCAACACGGTGTTCCATTCCTGGTGTTCCTGGTATTGCCCAATAGCGATTTAAGAACTCTTCATTACGTGCATAGGGTTGATATTTTTCACCTTTTTTTGCGTAAGGAGGTTTTATTTCTGGATAATCCTTCATTGAAGGTATTCTCCATGGCTCACTTCCGTTAGCAAGGAAACCGTCAGTAAGTAAAATTACTGGCGTCATATGTTCGAGGGCTATTTTTGCCGATTCGAAAGCGTATTGGAAACAGTTACTTGGCGTAGATGCAGCAATTACAACTACAGGACACTCTCCATTACGACCATATAATGCTTGCATCAAATCTGACTGCTCTGTTTTTGTTGGTAATCCAGTTGATGGACCTCCACGCTGAACGTCAACGATAACTAATGGCAACTCTGTAATTACAGCTAATCCAATAGCCTCGGATTTAAGTGACAATCCGGGTCCTGATGTTGATGTCGCTGCCAAATCGCCTCCATATGCTGCTCCAATAGCTGTACAAATACCCGCGATTTCGTCTTCAGCTTGGAAAGTCTTAACACCTAAGTCTTTGCGCATTGAAAGTTCTGCAAGAATTTCTGTAGCAGGAGTGATAGGATATGATCCAAGGAAAAGTTCCAAACCGGCTTTTTCTGCTGCAGCAAGAAGTCCCCAGGCAGTTGCTGTATTACCATTAATATTTCTGTATGTACCAGGCTTTTGTTTAGCAGGGGCAACGTTTACACGTCTGCTTGCAAGTGCCTCAATTGTTTCTGCGTAGTGATATCCTGCTTCTAAAACTTTCTTATTTGAATTCATTACATCAGGCTTTTTCCCAAACTTATCTTTCAAATAAGTAAAAGTGTGTTCAAGAGGAAGGTTAAACATAAAGTATGTCATTCCCAGAGCAAACATATTACGCGTACGCAAAACACTTTTGTTATCAGTAGTAATATCTTTTATTGCTTCTTGTGTTAATGTTGTAATGGGAGCTTCAACAATATTAAAATCTCCTTTTTTGAACTCGGGAAGTGGATTTTCTTTATAGCCCGCTCTTTCTATGTTTTTATCGATGAATGCATCACTATTAACAATGATTGTTCCTCCCGGTTTTATCCAGCGTGTATTTGCTTTAAGTGCTGCGGGGTTCATTGCTACTAAAACGTCGCAAAAATCGCCTGGGGTTGTAACTTGATCATTGCCAAAATGCAATTGAAATCCTGACACACCTCCAACTGTGCCTTGAGGGGCTCTAATCTCCGCTGGATAATCAGGAAAGGTTGAAACATCGTTACCTAAAAGGGCTGATGTGTTCGAGAATTGCGTTCCGGTTAGCTGCATCCCATCACCTGAGTCGCCTGAAAACCGGATTACTACACTCTCCTTCTCAATTAATTTCTTTTTTTCTGCCATAACTGACTCTATTTAATTGTAAAAAAAACTGCTTAAAGTATTTTTTCGCCTATTCTCAGGTATTTGTTGAAATTGTATTTACCTGATAATTTTTGCTATAAAAAACCTTATGCAGCTTCCTATTTTATTTTATTCAATAGTTTGTTTTATTCAATTCAAAAACAAAATTACTCAATATTTTGCCATAAGCCAAACTCTTTTACAATTTAATTCAACACATTACTGATCATCAATACTTTAGTTTAGAATAAAGGTTGTTGTAATGCATAGTAAAAGCGAACCGGCGTATTAAACCATTATTTGCCATTTGCAAAACTGTTTTATCGATGATTACGCATGTTTGAGTTGTTTACTCTCAAACTTTAGATTATTTCCCTGTAGATTTAAGCGTATTTATTGTTTCTTCAAGTTTTTGGTTTTCTACCTTTATTAGTTCTAGCTCTTCGATTAGTATTTCTTCTCTGGCTCTCATCTGCTCTTGAGTTGATTGCATTTCTTCCATATTTTGACGCAACTCCTCCTCTTGTGCTTTCATTTGCATTGCCTGCTCGTTGGTTTGTTCAAGCAGTTTTTCTGTTCTTAGGTTTGCTTTCATCTTAATAATTGTCGAAGCAAGGGTTTCAGATACCTTTTCTACGAGTTCTATCGAATGTGACTCAATTTCATTAAGGCTCGCTAATTCAATAGCGCCTACAACTTCGTTGTCGGTTTTTAAGGGTATTATTAGTAATTCTTTAGGACTGCTTTCTCCTAAGCCGGATACTATGTTAATGTAGTCGTCAGGAAGTTTTTTTATATATATTTTTTCTTTTTCTAATATGCATTCCCCAACAAGTCCTTCGCCAGGCATTAAGGTCTTTTTTTCTAATCTCCTGCGGTTGTATGCATAACAGGCTACCATTTCAATAAATATATCGTCTGTTTCATTATTTACCATAAAAACCCCACCCATATTTGCCCCAACATAAGTTACAAGATTGCTTACTATTTTGTATGAAAGCTCATCAATATTATTGATATCTTGCCGCAATATATCCGAAATAGCTGTTACACCTCTGTTAACCCAGTTTTGTTGCTCAATTTCTACTTGTTGCTGCTTTTCAATTTCTTGTGTAGAGGCGAGTTTGTCTCGCATGTTTATCAGTGATTTCCCTAAAACATCTTCGTCGCTTATGAGTGGTAGCTGGGCATTTAGATCCCCTTTTGCTATTTCGTCCGCGAAAAGTGCTTTTCTCTCAATCTCAACAATAAGTTGATCTATTGATTGCGTCATTTCTCCTATTTCATCGTGACGGTGCTCATTTATTTTATTAGTTGCTTTCCCGTTTGCAATGTCGCCAATTATTGTTTTTACTTTTTTTATTGCTTCGAATATTGGGTTTACAATGTACCTATTGCTGAGTAAAAACAGTATTATTCCTAATATAACAGATAAAACAATTGCTGTCCTTAATTTTGTAAGACCTCTAAATAACTCTTCTTCATAAAAATTTACAACTAAATAGGCATCGTATGGCTTAAAATAGCTGATATACTGCCACTTAACCCTATTGTCAACCGAAAAAAGATATTTAAAATACCCCGATCCTTCACCATAGGAGAGTCTTTTTATGTGATTTTCTGCATTCAATTCATTAGTGCCTTCTTTCCACGGGTGTAATAGAAAATCTCCTTGCTGAGTTACAAGAAATGGATATCCCGTTTCGAAATACTTTCGTTCTTCAAAATATGGCTTGAGCATTTCATAGTCGGTTTCTGTAAATCCACTGTCAGTCAGAATTGCCACCATAGACATAATTTCCGATATATCACGCAAGCTACTCATCATCATACCGTGGGTATCATCTAATATTTTTTTAACTTGTTGACGGTACGTCCAATATAACGCTAGTACTGTAAAAGTTAAAAATATTAATAATAGTGACCTTACCTTGGTCTGTATGCTCAACTTTCTATAAAATTTTATCAATCTCATCTTAACGCCGTATAACTATCTTTAAATAAGTCGTTTAATATAATAATGTTTATGTTGATAAAAAACACATCTATTAATTTCATATTCAAAACAAGCCAAATACACCATTGGGTGTAATTTCTAGATAGCGGTATAAGGTTTCTCCTGCAATTATATTTATTACCCACGAAACTATCATCATTGTAAATCCGTATTTAAAAGAGTCTCCAATGCTGTATTGGTTGGTTTCGTATAACAATGCGGCAGGCTTACTATTAAATGGAAGTACATATACGTGGTTTATCATAAAGGCAACAGGTAAAGCAAGACTTACTACACTAAAATTAAATCGTGTAGCAACTCCTATAGCAATTGGTACAAAGACCATTGCCCGCATCGTTTTCGATTGGAAAAAAAGTGCACTCAATGTCATTAGTCCTGTTAATAATAGGTAAAGCATCCAAAATGGTGTTTCGCTTCCTATCCCTAAAAAGTTAAAAAAGGCACTTACCGCTAATGATGGCAAGTCTGTGTACGAAAAGGCTGTTCCTAAAGTATATGCTCCTGCCGAGAATAGCATCAAGTGCCACGGTATGTCAACTTCATTCCATTTTACTACACCTATGCGAGGCAAAAGTGCTACGATCCCCCCTACGAATGCTACAGCGGTTGGGCTTATACCGTGCAACTTATCGGTTGACCACAAAAGTAGTATGGATACAAATATAATAATTGCTTTTTTTTCAGAGAAGCTTACTTTTCCTAGTTTTTGGTACTCTTCTTTAAGGCGTTCCATACCACCTTCTATTTGTGGGACTCTTTCACTAGGTTTAAGTGGAAAAAATATTCTTGTGGCTACAATATATCCCAAAATCACGATCACTATCATCACTGGGAATTGAGCTGATAGCCATTCCGAGTAAAAAATATTTCCACCTGTAGCTCCAACTATCAGAGCAACAGCGTATAGGTGAGCTCCTGCTCCTGTCAGAAATCCTGTGGCTCCAACGTTAATATAAAAGAGATTTTGCAATACTATGCTTCGTCCGAAATTATTTCTCGAATCACCACCGGTAGCACCAAATATGGCAGCAATAACCATAAAAATTGGTAGTAATATGGCAGCTTTTGCAGTTGTTGCCGAAATAAATGCTGATAATACGACATTAATTACCAAAAAACTAATA contains:
- a CDS encoding T9SS type A sorting domain-containing protein, which codes for MKKFTLIIGMLVVSFSLFAQRLAEPQPRLSKMTDAPQNNEQRITSKTGEIEGDIIFEEYFNASEWSAASVDGVAVPENMPEGWSVFDATGNNFFWRWSTEGPRGPYTSIPWNVPNDRIKIKSTSDTQYWWSEKGFLMFELDFYNTTSEGESTDIIMDSYIQFPPIETTENNAVNVRFEQYHRFCCASYDIGIGPKLYISSDNTTWTEFDVEQASINATPVTNPSVYEMSVSNVAANLSTVYVRLHIKGLSHYYWMVDDFILYEPYSYDVRLNGYWVDYKKDKWANYFTSGYNKRFTGTPYYNPYYAFQKILTSRAIVQNYGALPFSDVQITTKVVKEDGTILDEKSSVVVSSIAPGEIDTSFVAIHNYQIPKTIESVGSYYYDGVVSGSVEDQVPENNLYRYDFNITENVFGYANPLTAGTSRQSPFISYGAVDGDGVAVEFFLNPPIDTIPGTEIPAPYVFRGINTYISNDGYNWDIWNSEDVAYLTAEIYESDTAGNYDLTAPIISSASTPIYSTMADTWVFLPFISDGASENITPTVEGQAYLAVIRFFTGNQKFFIGGDKVTQPSFHSNFLIIGEEMGWIGTEINISMELIVDKYLSNPRGSVKVTVLGPIHCYPIVPMYNSPVEIRVPNINENGELIGIDILTQTTDFNGVVTFDNLRAGSYTVAAALVVEGGQAIATDTDGNEIWGRTGVTVQGSGTYDVTIILNYPININEPNLLRNVKLYPVPSNNTVTIESPVNISRIVISNIVGQVVQTIENPTQIQTISVANYATGVYMVTLFDNNGNSATQRLIKH
- a CDS encoding sodium:sulfate symporter, with protein sequence MSHYRIDKLPKRNKGKFERQLAKIGAPLAVIVFFLFAFIIDMPFLQNIDPTHLSKSAKVAFDKIGEVAFIRSNVFLAGIFLAGLILWMTEAIPNYLTSLILIAALVLFNVVPEKEAYANLGHPVMWLNIMSFILASMLVSTGIAKRFALWFIIKFGKNASSIFISFLVINVVLSAFISATTAKAAILLPIFMVIAAIFGATGGDSRNNFGRSIVLQNLFYINVGATGFLTGAGAHLYAVALIVGATGGNIFYSEWLSAQFPVMIVIVILGYIVATRIFFPLKPSERVPQIEGGMERLKEEYQKLGKVSFSEKKAIIIFVSILLLWSTDKLHGISPTAVAFVGGIVALLPRIGVVKWNEVDIPWHLMLFSAGAYTLGTAFSYTDLPSLAVSAFFNFLGIGSETPFWMLYLLLTGLMTLSALFFQSKTMRAMVFVPIAIGVATRFNFSVVSLALPVAFMINHVYVLPFNSKPAALLYETNQYSIGDSFKYGFTMMIVSWVINIIAGETLYRYLEITPNGVFGLF
- a CDS encoding 2-oxoacid:acceptor oxidoreductase subunit alpha, whose amino-acid sequence is MAEKKKLIEKESVVIRFSGDSGDGMQLTGTQFSNTSALLGNDVSTFPDYPAEIRAPQGTVGGVSGFQLHFGNDQVTTPGDFCDVLVAMNPAALKANTRWIKPGGTIIVNSDAFIDKNIERAGYKENPLPEFKKGDFNIVEAPITTLTQEAIKDITTDNKSVLRTRNMFALGMTYFMFNLPLEHTFTYLKDKFGKKPDVMNSNKKVLEAGYHYAETIEALASRRVNVAPAKQKPGTYRNINGNTATAWGLLAAAEKAGLELFLGSYPITPATEILAELSMRKDLGVKTFQAEDEIAGICTAIGAAYGGDLAATSTSGPGLSLKSEAIGLAVITELPLVIVDVQRGGPSTGLPTKTEQSDLMQALYGRNGECPVVVIAASTPSNCFQYAFESAKIALEHMTPVILLTDGFLANGSEPWRIPSMKDYPEIKPPYAKKGEKYQPYARNEEFLNRYWAIPGTPGMEHRVGGLEKMNITGTVSYVPENHQIMSNLRNEKVERVQNVIPKQTVYGAEKGDLLVVGWGGTYGHLYNAVKNMRKAGKDVSLCHFNYINPLPTNVAEIFANFKRIVVCELNFGQFANFLRIKYPQFNYLQYNKLAGLPFTVHELEEHFIKILEEK
- a CDS encoding 2-oxoacid:ferredoxin oxidoreductase subunit beta, which codes for MADIQYKPADFKSDQEVRWCPGCGDHAILNSILKAMANVGCPKEKVVVVSGIGCSSRFPYYVSTYGFHGIHGRASAIASGLKTANPDLCIWQITGDGDALAIGGNHFIHEVRRNIDLNIVLFNNEIYGLTKGQYSPTSKFGAITKTSPYGTVEAPFRPGELVIGAQGHFFARTIDVMVQLSSEIFEEAARFKGAAVIESLVNCVIFNDGTHEMFTSKEFRDDRTIVLKHGEKMIFGKDKDKGLVLEGLKLKAVTIGKDGYTIDDILVHDAHQKHPGIHLMLSNMAYPDLPVALGVIRSVKGESYDQRVTDQIAEVKQKAKIKNMDDLLNSGNTWVVK
- a CDS encoding GAF domain-containing protein, giving the protein MRLIKFYRKLSIQTKVRSLLLIFLTFTVLALYWTYRQQVKKILDDTHGMMMSSLRDISEIMSMVAILTDSGFTETDYEMLKPYFEERKYFETGYPFLVTQQGDFLLHPWKEGTNELNAENHIKRLSYGEGSGYFKYLFSVDNRVKWQYISYFKPYDAYLVVNFYEEELFRGLTKLRTAIVLSVILGIILFLLSNRYIVNPIFEAIKKVKTIIGDIANGKATNKINEHRHDEIGEMTQSIDQLIVEIERKALFADEIAKGDLNAQLPLISDEDVLGKSLINMRDKLASTQEIEKQQQVEIEQQNWVNRGVTAISDILRQDINNIDELSYKIVSNLVTYVGANMGGVFMVNNETDDIFIEMVACYAYNRRRLEKKTLMPGEGLVGECILEKEKIYIKKLPDDYINIVSGLGESSPKELLIIPLKTDNEVVGAIELASLNEIESHSIELVEKVSETLASTIIKMKANLRTEKLLEQTNEQAMQMKAQEEELRQNMEEMQSTQEQMRAREEILIEELELIKVENQKLEETINTLKSTGK
- a CDS encoding T9SS type A sorting domain-containing protein — protein: IVGQVVQTIENPTEVQTISIANYTTGVYMVTLFDNNGNSTTQRFIKQ